A genomic window from Flavobacterium sp. I3-2 includes:
- a CDS encoding HesB/IscA family protein has protein sequence MIKVSESAAKRVSLLMEDDGFDPVNDFVRVGVKSGGCSGLEYELKFDKAITEDDKVFEDSGIKIAVDKKSFLYLIGTTLEYSGGLNGKGFVFNNPNAARTCGCGESFSL, from the coding sequence ATGATAAAAGTATCAGAATCTGCAGCAAAAAGAGTTTCTCTTCTAATGGAAGATGATGGTTTCGATCCAGTTAACGATTTCGTTAGAGTAGGTGTGAAAAGCGGTGGATGTTCAGGTTTAGAGTACGAATTAAAATTCGATAAAGCTATAACAGAAGACGATAAAGTTTTTGAAGACTCAGGAATTAAAATCGCTGTGGACAAAAAAAGCTTTTTATATTTAATTGGAACAACACTTGAATATTCGGGAGGTTTAAATGGTAAAGGTTTTGTGTTTAACAATCCGAATGCTGCTAGAACTTGCGGATGTGGTGAGAGTTTTTCGCTTTAA
- the sufC gene encoding Fe-S cluster assembly ATPase SufC, translating to MLTIKNLHASVEDKEILKGINLEVKAGEVHAIMGPNGAGKSTLSAVIAGNENFEVTEGEIILDGEDLGDLAPEERAHKGVFLSFQYPVEIPGVSVTNFMKTAINESRKAKGLEDMPANEMLKLIKEKSELLEIDRKFLSRSLNEGFSGGEKKRNEIFQMAMLDPKIAILDETDSGLDIDALRIVANGVNKLKSENNAVIVITHYQRLLDYIVPDFVHVLHDGKIVKTGGKELALELEEKGYDWLK from the coding sequence ATGTTAACAATTAAAAACTTACACGCCTCTGTTGAGGACAAAGAAATATTAAAAGGAATTAATCTTGAAGTTAAAGCTGGAGAAGTTCACGCAATCATGGGACCAAATGGTGCTGGTAAATCTACTTTATCTGCTGTAATTGCAGGTAATGAGAATTTTGAAGTTACTGAAGGTGAAATCATTTTAGATGGTGAAGATTTAGGTGATTTAGCTCCAGAAGAAAGAGCACACAAAGGTGTTTTCTTATCGTTCCAATATCCAGTTGAAATCCCTGGTGTTTCTGTAACAAACTTCATGAAAACAGCAATCAACGAATCTCGTAAAGCTAAAGGCTTAGAAGACATGCCAGCAAACGAAATGTTGAAGTTGATCAAAGAAAAATCAGAATTATTAGAAATTGATCGTAAATTTTTATCACGTTCATTAAACGAAGGTTTTTCGGGTGGTGAGAAAAAACGTAACGAGATTTTCCAAATGGCGATGTTAGATCCAAAAATTGCCATTTTAGACGAAACAGATTCAGGTTTGGACATCGATGCTTTGCGCATTGTTGCAAATGGCGTAAACAAGCTTAAAAGTGAAAATAACGCAGTTATTGTAATCACGCACTACCAACGTTTGCTAGATTATATCGTTCCAGATTTTGTTCACGTTTTACACGATGGTAAAATCGTTAAAACAGGAGGAAAAGAGTTAGCTCTTGAATTAGAAGAAAAAGGATACGATTGGCTTAAATAA
- the sufB gene encoding Fe-S cluster assembly protein SufB, whose protein sequence is MSKYTEEELKKELETKEYEYGFYTELNSETFPIGLNEDIVRAISKKKDEPEWMTEWRLDAFRIWKEMVEPEWANVTYEKPDFQAISYYSAPKDVDPNKTLDDVDPELLEMYKKLGISLEEQKRMNNIAMDIVVDSVSVATTFKETLNEKGIIFCSISEAIKEHPELVKKYLGTVVPTTDNFYAALNSAVFSDGSFCYIPKGVRCPMELSTYFRINQAGTGQFERTLLIADEGSYVSYLEGCTAPSRDENQLHAAVVELIAMNDAEIKYSTVQNWFPGDKNGKGGVFNFVTKRALAEKNAKISWTQVETGSAVTWKYPSCILKGDNSVGEFYSIAVTNNFQQADTGTKMIHLGKNTKSTIISKGISAGKSQNSYRGLVKIGPRAENARNFSQCDSLLMGNECGAHTFPYIESQNSTAKLEHEATTSKIGEDQIFYCNQRGIPTETAIALIVNGFSREVLDKLPMEFAVEAKKLLEISLEGSVG, encoded by the coding sequence ATGAGTAAGTATACCGAAGAAGAATTAAAAAAAGAATTAGAAACTAAGGAATATGAATACGGATTTTATACAGAATTAAATTCCGAAACTTTTCCTATAGGTCTAAATGAAGATATTGTTCGAGCTATTTCTAAAAAGAAAGATGAGCCGGAATGGATGACTGAATGGCGCTTAGATGCGTTTAGAATTTGGAAAGAAATGGTTGAGCCAGAATGGGCAAACGTAACTTATGAAAAACCAGATTTTCAAGCTATTTCTTACTATTCTGCACCAAAAGATGTTGATCCTAATAAAACTTTAGACGATGTAGATCCTGAGTTATTAGAGATGTATAAAAAATTAGGAATCTCTTTAGAGGAACAAAAACGTATGAATAATATTGCGATGGATATCGTAGTGGATTCTGTTTCTGTTGCTACAACGTTTAAAGAAACATTGAACGAAAAAGGTATTATTTTTTGTTCGATTTCTGAGGCGATTAAAGAGCATCCAGAATTAGTGAAAAAATATTTAGGAACTGTTGTTCCAACAACCGATAATTTCTACGCTGCATTAAATTCTGCTGTTTTCTCTGATGGATCTTTCTGTTATATTCCAAAAGGTGTTCGTTGTCCAATGGAATTGTCAACGTATTTCCGTATCAACCAAGCAGGAACCGGTCAGTTTGAACGTACGTTATTAATCGCTGACGAAGGTTCTTACGTTTCTTATCTTGAAGGATGTACGGCTCCATCTCGTGATGAAAATCAATTACACGCTGCGGTAGTTGAATTAATCGCAATGAACGATGCAGAGATTAAATATTCAACAGTTCAAAACTGGTTTCCTGGAGATAAGAACGGAAAAGGTGGTGTTTTCAACTTTGTAACTAAACGTGCATTGGCGGAGAAAAACGCTAAAATTTCTTGGACACAGGTTGAAACAGGTTCGGCTGTCACTTGGAAATATCCATCATGTATTTTAAAAGGTGATAATTCGGTTGGAGAATTTTATTCAATCGCTGTAACGAATAATTTCCAACAAGCAGATACAGGAACTAAAATGATTCACCTTGGTAAGAATACCAAATCAACAATCATTTCAAAAGGAATTTCGGCTGGTAAATCTCAAAACTCGTACCGTGGTTTAGTGAAGATTGGTCCTCGTGCTGAAAATGCGCGTAACTTCTCACAATGTGATTCTTTATTAATGGGGAACGAATGTGGCGCACATACATTCCCGTATATCGAATCTCAAAATTCAACGGCGAAATTAGAACACGAAGCAACGACAAGTAAAATTGGTGAAGATCAAATTTTCTACTGTAACCAACGCGGAATCCCAACAGAAACGGCAATTGCATTAATCGTAAACGGATTCTCAAGAGAGGTTTTAGATAAATTACCAATGGAATTCGCTGTAGAAGCTAAGAAATTATTAGAAATTTCATTAGAAGGGTCAGTTGGTTAA
- a CDS encoding M1 family metallopeptidase, whose translation MKKLLFLFLSIGFVASAQHNNPNPGYWQQHVDYKMDVKMNVEKFQYSGTQELKYTNNSADTLKRVYYHLYFNAFQPGSEMDARLTSIADPDKRMIKSFKGADGNLIKESKISKLKSNEIGFLKVTNLKQDGVALNSTVVGTILEVDLAKPLLPDKSTMLTMNFDGQVPVMVRRAGRNSDEGVALSMTQWYPKMAEFDFEGWHADPYIGREFHGVWGNFDVKLTLDKTYTVGGTGYLQNPNEIGHGYQAEGVEVKIPKKQKTLTWHFVAPNVHDFAWGADPDFIHDKVMGPNNVELHFLYKNNKDIIANWKALQPKTVELLEFFNSTIGEYPYKQYSVIQGGDGGMEYAMCTLITGNRSLPSLIGVTAHELAHMWFQHMLATNESKHGWMDEGFTSFIADFAVNSIMEKENQEDENPFDSMYKNYYYMISKNGEQPLSTHADRFNDNMNYGVSAYSKGAVFITQLSYIIGFENTMKTLKRFYYDYRFSHPTPNDFKRTAERVTGANLDWYLVDWTQTINTIDYGIKDVVTDGNKTKVTLERIGMMPMPLDILVVYADGTQETFYIPNTLMRWNKENPFGEIPRTILKGWDWAYPTYTFDLNKEKSSIISIVIDPSNYMADINKKNNLYQKVAN comes from the coding sequence ATGAAAAAACTATTATTCTTATTCTTAAGTATTGGTTTTGTTGCAAGTGCGCAGCATAACAATCCTAATCCAGGTTATTGGCAACAACATGTCGATTATAAAATGGATGTAAAAATGAATGTTGAAAAATTTCAATATTCAGGTACTCAAGAATTGAAATACACAAACAACTCAGCAGATACGTTAAAACGCGTGTATTATCATTTGTATTTCAATGCGTTTCAGCCAGGTAGCGAAATGGATGCACGATTAACATCTATTGCTGACCCTGACAAACGTATGATTAAGAGCTTTAAAGGTGCAGATGGTAACTTAATAAAGGAAAGTAAAATATCTAAGCTTAAATCGAATGAAATTGGCTTTTTAAAAGTTACCAATTTAAAACAAGATGGTGTTGCTCTTAATTCTACTGTTGTTGGAACTATTTTAGAAGTTGATTTAGCTAAACCTTTATTACCTGATAAATCTACCATGTTGACTATGAATTTCGATGGGCAAGTTCCGGTAATGGTTCGTAGAGCAGGAAGAAATTCAGACGAAGGTGTTGCCTTATCAATGACGCAATGGTATCCTAAAATGGCCGAATTCGATTTCGAAGGTTGGCATGCCGATCCATACATTGGAAGAGAATTTCACGGCGTTTGGGGTAATTTCGATGTAAAGTTAACTTTAGATAAAACCTACACAGTTGGTGGAACAGGTTATTTACAAAATCCGAACGAAATCGGTCACGGATATCAAGCTGAGGGCGTTGAGGTGAAAATTCCTAAAAAACAAAAAACGTTAACTTGGCATTTTGTTGCTCCAAATGTACACGATTTTGCTTGGGGTGCTGATCCTGATTTTATCCATGATAAAGTGATGGGACCAAATAATGTCGAATTACATTTTTTATATAAAAACAACAAAGATATTATTGCCAACTGGAAAGCTTTACAACCAAAAACAGTTGAATTACTTGAGTTTTTCAACTCAACTATTGGAGAATATCCATACAAACAATATTCGGTTATTCAAGGTGGAGATGGTGGAATGGAATATGCCATGTGTACTTTAATCACCGGAAACAGAAGCTTACCAAGTTTAATTGGTGTTACAGCACATGAATTAGCACATATGTGGTTTCAACATATGTTAGCGACTAATGAATCGAAACACGGTTGGATGGATGAAGGTTTCACTTCATTTATTGCTGATTTTGCTGTTAATTCTATTATGGAAAAAGAAAATCAAGAAGATGAAAATCCTTTTGATTCGATGTATAAAAATTATTATTATATGATTAGTAAAAATGGCGAACAACCGCTTTCAACTCATGCTGATCGTTTTAATGATAATATGAATTATGGCGTTTCTGCTTATAGCAAAGGTGCTGTTTTTATTACGCAATTATCTTATATTATTGGTTTTGAAAATACCATGAAAACATTAAAACGTTTTTATTACGATTATCGTTTTTCACATCCAACACCAAATGATTTTAAGCGTACCGCAGAACGTGTAACAGGTGCAAACCTAGATTGGTATTTAGTAGATTGGACACAAACCATAAATACAATCGACTATGGAATCAAAGATGTTGTTACAGATGGTAATAAGACAAAAGTTACTTTAGAACGCATTGGAATGATGCCAATGCCACTTGATATATTAGTTGTTTATGCAGACGGAACTCAAGAAACATTTTATATTCCGAATACATTAATGCGTTGGAATAAAGAGAATCCTTTTGGAGAAATTCCAAGAACCATTTTAAAAGGTTGGGATTGGGCTTATCCAACATATACTTTTGATTTAAATAAAGAAAAATCTTCAATTATTTCTATCGTTATTGATCCATCAAATTATATGGCAGATATTAACAAAAAAAATAATTTGTATCAGAAAGTGGCTAATTAG
- the rnpA gene encoding ribonuclease P protein component — MNATYPKTEKLKKQKHIDLLFSEGKSVSKYPLRLVYVALNENEVPIEFGVSVSKRYFKRAVNRNYFKRVLRETYRLNKELLHSNLKQPYAMMFFYQTKERLSYAEIDAKTKLLFEKFIESINKD; from the coding sequence ATGAACGCAACATATCCCAAAACAGAAAAATTAAAAAAACAGAAACACATTGATTTACTTTTTAGTGAAGGAAAATCAGTTTCTAAATATCCATTACGACTGGTTTATGTTGCATTAAATGAAAATGAAGTACCTATAGAATTTGGAGTTTCAGTGTCTAAACGTTATTTTAAAAGGGCTGTTAATCGCAATTACTTCAAACGCGTTTTACGCGAAACTTATCGTTTGAACAAAGAATTACTTCATTCGAATTTGAAACAACCTTACGCAATGATGTTTTTTTATCAAACCAAGGAACGTTTGAGTTATGCCGAAATTGATGCGAAAACGAAACTTTTATTTGAAAAATTCATAGAATCAATAAATAAAGATTGA
- a CDS encoding S8 family serine peptidase, protein MNINKSIYLSAALALALASCSTQKSKLPNLSTLKPIENADHLPTRKSKLSEEDLKRWSHLDIINDTIPGMSVDRAYAEIIKDKVGNKVIVAVIDSGIEIDHEDLKPQIYNKNTSKAKKKKNKNNIYKDDIHGWNFLGKSNDENLEMTRIVKKGDDGSMKYKRAKGELDLKIAELEPLKERIELLEASNAILVKHLGKDVYTKEDLETIVETAPEDVTKAKKLMGNIFASGRTLTFIDDMKDYYKGQMDANLNVNFDGRAVVGDNPYDINDVNYGDNDVMGDRDHAKHGTHVAGIIAQSRNNGLGGDGVASEVTEIMSLRAVPNGDEYDKDIALAIRYAADNGAKVINGSFGKYFSQNNKWVQDAIKYAASKDVLIVVAAGNDALDLNPLTGDVDRYPNDRNLNASKEFADNFLVVGALNPTFGEGMIANFSNFGKKDVDVFAPGVKIYATTPYGKYEYLQGTSMASPNVAGVAALIRSYYPNLTANQVKQIIMDSGVTVNQEVIVSGNKDDKREFEKISTSGKFVNAYNALILADKVSRGK, encoded by the coding sequence ATGAACATTAACAAATCCATTTACTTATCAGCTGCATTAGCATTGGCATTAGCAAGTTGTAGTACTCAAAAAAGCAAACTTCCTAATTTAAGTACATTAAAACCCATTGAAAATGCAGATCATTTACCAACAAGAAAATCTAAATTATCTGAAGAAGATTTAAAACGTTGGAGTCATTTAGACATCATCAATGATACAATCCCTGGAATGTCTGTTGATCGTGCTTATGCAGAAATCATCAAAGATAAAGTAGGTAATAAAGTAATTGTTGCTGTTATTGATTCAGGAATTGAAATTGACCATGAAGATTTAAAACCTCAGATTTATAATAAAAATACTTCTAAAGCTAAAAAGAAAAAGAATAAAAATAATATTTACAAAGATGATATTCACGGTTGGAATTTCTTAGGAAAATCTAACGATGAAAACCTTGAAATGACTCGTATCGTTAAGAAAGGTGATGACGGTTCAATGAAATACAAACGTGCTAAAGGCGAATTGGATTTAAAAATCGCTGAGTTAGAACCTTTAAAAGAACGTATTGAGCTTTTAGAAGCATCAAATGCTATTTTGGTTAAACATTTAGGAAAAGATGTTTATACAAAAGAAGATTTAGAAACTATTGTAGAAACAGCTCCAGAAGATGTTACAAAAGCTAAAAAGTTAATGGGTAATATTTTTGCATCAGGCAGAACATTAACTTTTATTGATGATATGAAAGATTATTACAAAGGTCAAATGGATGCTAACTTAAACGTTAACTTCGATGGTAGAGCTGTTGTTGGTGATAATCCATATGATATAAATGATGTAAATTATGGCGATAATGATGTGATGGGGGATCGCGATCATGCAAAACATGGTACGCACGTAGCAGGAATCATTGCTCAATCTAGAAATAATGGTTTAGGTGGAGACGGTGTAGCTTCTGAAGTAACTGAAATCATGTCTTTAAGAGCTGTTCCTAACGGAGATGAATATGATAAAGATATTGCTTTAGCTATTCGTTATGCTGCGGATAATGGTGCAAAAGTTATCAATGGTAGTTTTGGTAAATATTTCTCACAAAATAATAAATGGGTTCAAGATGCAATCAAATATGCAGCTTCTAAAGATGTGTTGATTGTCGTAGCAGCTGGAAATGATGCTTTAGATTTAAATCCTTTAACTGGAGATGTTGATCGTTATCCAAACGATAGAAATTTAAATGCTTCTAAAGAATTTGCTGATAACTTCTTAGTTGTTGGTGCTTTAAATCCTACTTTCGGCGAAGGAATGATTGCTAATTTCTCTAACTTCGGTAAAAAAGATGTGGATGTATTTGCTCCTGGAGTAAAAATTTATGCAACAACTCCTTACGGAAAATACGAATATTTACAAGGTACTTCAATGGCTTCTCCAAACGTTGCTGGTGTTGCTGCTTTGATTCGTTCATATTATCCAAACTTAACAGCTAATCAAGTTAAGCAAATTATTATGGATTCTGGAGTTACTGTAAATCAAGAGGTGATTGTTTCTGGTAATAAAGATGACAAACGTGAATTCGAAAAAATTTCAACTTCTGGAAAGTTTGTTAACGCTTACAATGCCTTGATTTTAGCAGATAAAGTTTCAAGAGGAAAATAA
- a CDS encoding TonB-dependent receptor — protein sequence MKRFQRLFVLGVLFTSSLTYAQNKINGVIYDSSTKTAIEGAEILIKSTTNGTYSESDGVFTLTTEFNQGQVQVSFLGYVSKTVNFNLNGANEINLGTIYINQDEQSLDGIVVMARGVIDVAEGRRTPIASSTITKQQIEEKVGAQDITSTLVNTPSVYVTSQARGFGESSMTTRGFDQSNTAFLLNGQPINGMDNGSVYWSNWSGMADIANAIQIQRGLGSSKLAISSVGGTINFITKATEMKEGGFLKAAYGNDNYFKTTVGYNTGLLKSGWGVSAMFTQWQGDGYTNQTAGEGQNYFFSVGYKPNEKHNFNFLITGAPQWHNQGTSTALSNYVTYGRKFNANQGTLNGEDFNGRKNYYHKPVANLNWDWKIDEKSSLSTVIYASIARGGGQSNRYAVDMDSTSGLLDYNKVVQTNEAIESGAAKNWLGADVNNHKWFGIVSSYNRELAKNLTMNVGFDLRTYKGSHQRQVTNLLGADYVVDRYNVNLGEIKISDTFSTNPWKAYTNFAKNPDQVYGWIYDQTIRYGGVFGQLEYATDKFSAFFQGSASQQSNERTDTYQYTPGNDKSEKVSNFGYNVKGGVSYNINQQHFIFGNAGIYSRQPYQNNIFMNYKNDVNQYAENEDIVGLELGYKFVSEFIDINVNAYKTTWENRVTGSSKMATATDVEKYNPDADPAILNVGEYIYTSNYGTKQDHKGIELDFVARPLYNLEVRGFASVGDWKYRNSANTLVRNEARVVLEEKSTNLDGAKVGDAAQTVFGLGFKYKIIPNLAVDVDYRYYDDLYSSRQQLDNLQLPSYQLFDAGVSYALDLNTKNRLSFRVNVNNLLDTKYISQLSTATQRTENSKTFKGIDTTNQGLMGWGRTWSVSAKFTF from the coding sequence ATGAAAAGATTTCAAAGGTTATTCGTTTTAGGTGTTTTATTTACGAGTTCATTGACTTATGCTCAAAATAAAATTAACGGAGTTATTTATGACTCAAGTACTAAAACAGCGATAGAAGGTGCAGAAATCCTTATTAAGAGTACTACAAACGGAACTTATTCAGAAAGTGACGGTGTCTTTACTTTAACAACTGAATTCAATCAAGGACAAGTGCAAGTTTCTTTTTTAGGTTACGTTTCTAAAACAGTTAACTTTAATTTGAACGGTGCAAATGAAATTAATTTAGGTACAATATACATCAATCAAGACGAACAATCTTTAGACGGAATTGTTGTTATGGCTCGTGGTGTAATTGATGTTGCAGAAGGAAGAAGAACGCCAATTGCATCTTCTACAATTACCAAACAACAAATTGAAGAAAAAGTAGGTGCTCAAGATATTACATCGACTTTAGTGAACACTCCATCGGTTTATGTGACTTCTCAGGCACGTGGTTTTGGAGAATCTTCAATGACAACTCGTGGATTTGATCAATCAAATACAGCGTTCTTATTAAACGGTCAGCCAATCAACGGAATGGATAACGGTAGTGTTTACTGGTCAAACTGGTCAGGAATGGCTGATATTGCTAATGCAATTCAAATTCAACGTGGATTAGGTTCGTCTAAATTAGCAATCTCTTCTGTTGGTGGGACAATAAATTTTATTACTAAAGCTACTGAAATGAAAGAAGGTGGTTTTCTTAAAGCTGCTTACGGAAACGATAATTATTTCAAAACAACTGTAGGTTACAACACAGGTTTATTGAAAAGTGGATGGGGAGTTTCTGCAATGTTTACACAGTGGCAAGGTGATGGTTACACAAACCAAACTGCTGGTGAAGGTCAGAATTATTTCTTCTCTGTTGGTTACAAACCAAATGAAAAACACAATTTCAACTTCTTAATAACTGGTGCGCCACAATGGCATAATCAAGGGACAAGTACTGCTTTATCTAACTATGTAACTTACGGACGTAAGTTTAATGCAAATCAAGGTACTTTGAATGGTGAAGATTTTAATGGACGTAAAAACTATTACCACAAACCTGTAGCAAATTTAAACTGGGATTGGAAAATAGATGAAAAATCAAGTTTATCTACTGTAATTTATGCTTCTATTGCTCGTGGTGGAGGACAAAGTAATAGATATGCTGTAGATATGGATTCAACTTCAGGTTTATTAGATTATAATAAAGTTGTACAAACTAATGAAGCTATCGAAAGCGGTGCTGCTAAAAACTGGTTAGGTGCAGATGTAAACAACCACAAATGGTTTGGAATCGTTTCTAGTTACAACCGTGAATTAGCTAAAAACTTAACAATGAATGTTGGATTTGATTTAAGAACTTATAAAGGTTCTCACCAACGTCAAGTAACAAATTTATTAGGTGCTGATTATGTTGTTGATAGATACAATGTAAACCTAGGAGAAATTAAAATTTCAGATACATTCTCTACGAATCCTTGGAAAGCTTATACCAATTTTGCTAAAAATCCGGATCAAGTTTATGGATGGATTTACGACCAAACCATTCGTTATGGTGGTGTTTTCGGACAGTTAGAATATGCAACAGATAAATTCTCAGCATTCTTCCAAGGTTCAGCATCACAACAATCAAACGAAAGAACAGATACTTATCAATACACACCTGGTAACGATAAATCAGAAAAAGTTTCTAATTTCGGGTATAATGTAAAAGGAGGAGTTTCTTATAACATCAATCAACAACATTTTATTTTTGGTAATGCAGGAATTTATTCTCGTCAACCTTACCAAAACAACATTTTCATGAACTACAAAAACGATGTGAATCAATATGCAGAAAATGAAGATATCGTTGGTCTAGAGTTAGGATACAAATTTGTTTCGGAATTCATTGATATTAATGTTAATGCATATAAAACGACTTGGGAAAACCGTGTAACTGGTTCATCTAAAATGGCTACTGCTACAGATGTAGAAAAATACAATCCAGATGCTGATCCTGCAATTTTAAACGTTGGTGAATATATTTATACATCAAACTACGGAACAAAACAAGATCATAAAGGTATAGAATTAGACTTTGTTGCGCGTCCGTTATATAATTTAGAAGTTAGAGGTTTTGCTTCTGTTGGAGATTGGAAATACAGAAACTCTGCAAATACATTAGTTCGTAATGAAGCTCGTGTTGTTTTAGAAGAAAAATCTACTAATTTAGATGGTGCTAAAGTTGGAGATGCAGCTCAAACTGTTTTTGGTTTAGGTTTCAAATATAAAATCATTCCTAATTTAGCTGTAGATGTAGATTATCGTTATTATGATGATTTATATTCATCTCGTCAACAATTAGATAATTTACAATTACCATCTTATCAATTGTTCGATGCTGGAGTTTCATACGCATTAGATTTAAATACAAAAAACAGATTAAGTTTCCGTGTAAACGTAAATAACTTGTTAGATACGAAATATATTTCTCAATTATCTACGGCTACTCAAAGAACTGAAAATAGTAAAACTTTCAAAGGAATTGATACAACCAATCAAGGTTTAATGGGTTGGGGTCGTACTTGGAGTGTTTCTGCTAAGTTTACATTCTAA
- the sufD gene encoding Fe-S cluster assembly protein SufD: MDLKEKLLSSFLAFEQKIDVNTDLHDVRNAALKVFENKGFPTKKEEAWKYTSLNAVLNNDFAVLTSNEIPVEWKDVKQYFLNNVDTYKLVFINGVFSSHLSSTTHDGLDVCLMSSALTKPKYKMIIDTYFNKIADKTDSLTNLNTAYAAEGAFINIPKSTVVAKPIEILYFTTGDVANFIQPRNLIIIGENSHVQILERHQSLTDAPMFTNSVTEIFSQKRAIVDYYKLQNDKLTANLVDNTFISQKQESRVSVHTFSFGGNITRNNLNFYQQGERIDSTLKGITIIGEKQHVDHYTLVNHEQPNCESHQNYKGIFDDRATGVFNGKIYVDKIAQKTDAFQQNNNILLTDKATLNTKPQLEIFADDVKCSHGCTIGQLDESAMFYMQQRGIPKKEARALLMYAFTDEVISSVKIPDLKLKLQKLISLKLGVHIGFDI, translated from the coding sequence ATGGATTTAAAAGAAAAATTATTATCATCTTTTCTAGCTTTCGAACAAAAAATAGATGTAAACACAGATTTACATGATGTTCGTAATGCAGCTTTAAAGGTGTTTGAAAATAAAGGTTTTCCTACCAAAAAGGAAGAAGCTTGGAAATATACGTCGTTAAATGCTGTTTTAAACAACGATTTTGCTGTATTAACAAGTAACGAAATTCCTGTTGAATGGAAAGACGTGAAGCAATATTTCTTAAACAATGTAGATACCTATAAATTGGTATTTATAAACGGTGTATTTTCTTCACATTTATCATCAACAACGCATGATGGTTTGGATGTTTGTTTGATGTCATCGGCATTAACAAAGCCAAAATACAAGATGATTATTGATACGTATTTCAATAAAATTGCTGATAAAACGGATAGTTTAACCAACCTAAATACGGCTTATGCTGCTGAAGGAGCTTTTATAAACATCCCTAAATCAACGGTTGTAGCTAAGCCTATTGAGATTTTATATTTCACAACAGGTGATGTTGCTAATTTTATTCAACCTAGAAATTTGATTATTATTGGCGAAAATTCGCATGTTCAAATTCTAGAACGTCACCAAAGTTTAACAGATGCACCGATGTTTACCAATTCGGTAACTGAAATTTTTAGTCAAAAACGTGCAATTGTTGATTATTACAAGCTTCAAAACGATAAATTAACAGCTAATTTAGTAGATAATACATTCATTTCTCAGAAGCAAGAAAGCAGAGTTTCGGTTCATACCTTCTCTTTTGGCGGAAATATTACCAGAAATAACCTTAATTTCTATCAACAAGGCGAAAGAATTGATTCTACTTTAAAAGGAATCACCATTATTGGCGAAAAACAGCACGTTGATCACTATACTTTAGTGAATCACGAACAACCAAATTGTGAGTCGCATCAAAATTATAAAGGAATTTTTGATGATCGCGCAACAGGTGTCTTTAATGGGAAGATTTACGTAGATAAAATTGCTCAAAAAACAGATGCTTTTCAACAAAATAACAACATTTTGTTGACAGATAAAGCTACTTTGAACACTAAACCGCAGTTAGAAATTTTTGCTGATGATGTAAAATGTTCGCACGGTTGTACAATCGGGCAATTAGATGAATCAGCAATGTTTTATATGCAACAACGTGGAATTCCTAAAAAAGAAGCTCGTGCATTGTTGATGTATGCCTTTACGGATGAGGTAATTTCTTCTGTAAAAATACCAGATTTGAAACTTAAATTACAAAAATTAATCTCCTTGAAATTAGGAGTTCATATTGGATTTGATATTTAG